The Rhizobium sp. BT03 genome has a window encoding:
- the zwf gene encoding glucose-6-phosphate dehydrogenase, giving the protein MDATPTPPVTLVIFGATGDLTRRLLVPAIINLTRGRLVGEDLHILGIGIEPGDDEFLRGRLDEFLKHLSGAEQTQKDEAWESLRRRISYMAGDFTKDDIFLEIGRRLGPDANAAFYLAVPPSFFGSIVEKLAAHGLTDEKDGTFRRVAIEKPFGTDLASARALNTQILAQIGESQVYRLDHFLGKETVQNLMTARFANMIIESLWNSRYIDHVQITAAEIVDVGSRGKFYDATGALRDMVPNHLFQLLAMIAMEPPNSFDAEAIRNEKSKVLKALRIYTPEEAKTHGVRGAYGAGPLNGAELPAYRDSKDVSPDSRTETYVALKLYADTWRWAGVPFYLRTGKALTARDTEIVITFQPVPFAQFRETEVNRRLPPNRLVIQVQPDEGMSMEISIKSPGLSVDTTPVSLDFRYADKFDIGKTTGYESLLYDLFIGDQTLFQRADGIEAGWAAVQPFLDVWAKDPSTPDAYTPGSMGPACADRLIERDGRQWHELGVLLHRNGKDGK; this is encoded by the coding sequence ATGGACGCTACCCCTACCCCGCCGGTCACCCTCGTCATCTTCGGCGCCACCGGCGACCTGACGCGCCGGCTGCTGGTGCCGGCGATCATCAACCTGACGCGCGGCCGTCTTGTCGGTGAAGATCTCCACATTCTCGGCATCGGCATCGAGCCGGGCGACGACGAATTTTTGCGCGGACGGCTCGACGAATTCCTAAAGCATCTAAGCGGCGCGGAACAGACGCAAAAGGACGAAGCCTGGGAGAGCCTGCGCCGGCGCATTTCCTATATGGCGGGGGATTTCACCAAGGACGATATTTTCCTCGAGATCGGCAGGCGGCTGGGGCCGGATGCCAATGCCGCCTTCTATCTCGCGGTGCCGCCGTCCTTCTTCGGCTCGATCGTCGAGAAACTCGCCGCGCATGGGCTGACCGATGAAAAGGACGGCACATTCCGCCGCGTCGCCATCGAAAAACCGTTCGGCACCGATCTCGCCTCGGCGCGGGCACTCAACACGCAGATTCTCGCCCAGATCGGCGAAAGCCAAGTCTACCGGCTCGATCATTTCCTCGGCAAGGAGACGGTGCAGAACCTGATGACGGCGCGTTTTGCCAATATGATCATCGAGTCGCTGTGGAACAGCCGCTATATCGACCATGTGCAGATCACTGCCGCCGAGATCGTCGATGTCGGCAGCCGCGGCAAATTCTACGATGCGACAGGCGCGCTACGCGACATGGTGCCGAACCATCTCTTCCAGCTGCTGGCGATGATTGCCATGGAGCCGCCGAACAGTTTCGACGCCGAGGCGATCCGCAACGAGAAGAGCAAGGTGCTGAAGGCGCTGCGTATCTATACGCCCGAGGAGGCGAAGACGCATGGCGTGCGCGGCGCCTATGGCGCAGGCCCGCTCAACGGTGCCGAGCTTCCGGCCTATCGCGACAGCAAGGACGTTTCGCCCGACAGCCGGACGGAAACCTATGTGGCGCTGAAGCTCTACGCCGATACCTGGCGCTGGGCGGGCGTGCCCTTCTACCTGAGGACCGGCAAGGCGCTGACGGCGCGCGACACCGAGATCGTCATCACCTTCCAGCCGGTGCCCTTCGCGCAGTTCCGCGAGACCGAGGTCAACCGCCGCCTGCCGCCGAACCGGCTGGTGATCCAGGTGCAGCCGGACGAGGGCATGAGCATGGAAATCTCGATCAAGTCGCCGGGGCTTTCGGTCGATACCACGCCGGTTTCACTCGATTTCCGCTATGCCGACAAATTCGATATCGGCAAGACCACCGGTTATGAATCGCTGCTCTACGATCTCTTCATCGGCGACCAGACGCTGTTCCAGCGCGCCGACGGCATCGAGGCCGGCTGGGCGGCGGTGCAGCCCTTCCTGGATGTCTGGGCGAAGGACCCGAGCACGCCCGACGCTTACACCCCGGGCAGCATGGGACCAGCCTGCGCCGATCGCCTCATCGAGCGCGACGGGCGGCAATGGCATGAACTTGGCGTCCTGCTGCATCGCAACGGCAAGGACGGCAAATAG
- a CDS encoding type II toxin-antitoxin system ParD family antitoxin yields MPNVALGSHYEEFVRKQLESGRYNNASEVVRAGLRLLEDHEAARERWLNEEIPARYDELMNKPSLGIPAETVRSRFETKSRNDAAKAK; encoded by the coding sequence ATGCCCAACGTTGCGCTTGGAAGCCACTACGAGGAGTTTGTCAGGAAGCAGCTGGAATCCGGCCGCTACAACAACGCCAGCGAGGTCGTCCGTGCAGGCCTACGGCTGTTGGAGGATCATGAGGCGGCCCGCGAGCGCTGGCTCAATGAGGAGATCCCGGCGCGCTACGACGAGCTGATGAACAAGCCGAGCCTTGGCATCCCGGCCGAGACGGTGCGCTCTCGCTTTGAAACCAAAAGTCGGAATGATGCGGCGAAAGCCAAGTAG
- a CDS encoding type II toxin-antitoxin system RelE/ParE family toxin, with protein MPYRIIYHPKAEAELDKLYDNIAVEAGTSIAGDFVDAVITFIEALATFPERGTVREGRIPGLRIIGYRRSVSVAFSVSGDNVIILGVFARGRNITDEILEERQR; from the coding sequence ATGCCCTATCGCATTATTTACCATCCCAAGGCAGAAGCAGAACTAGACAAGCTCTATGACAATATCGCCGTTGAGGCCGGAACTTCTATCGCTGGCGACTTCGTTGACGCGGTGATCACCTTCATCGAAGCTCTGGCGACGTTTCCGGAACGGGGCACGGTGCGGGAAGGCCGGATCCCCGGCTTGCGGATTATCGGCTATCGGCGCAGTGTCAGTGTAGCGTTCTCGGTTAGTGGCGATAACGTCATCATACTGGGTGTGTTTGCGCGGGGACGTAATATTACCGACGAGATTCTGGAAGAGCGACAACGGTGA
- a CDS encoding helicase HerA-like C-terminal domain-containing protein: MIEDGKIFIGASRNPDDSINKPEYLDLKFGNRHGLVTGATGTGKTVTLQVLAEGFSRAGVPVFAADIKGDLSGIAARGEAKDFLTKRAEQIGFTDYEFDQFPVIFWDLFGEKGHRVRTTVAEIGPLLLARLMDASEPQEGVINIAFKLADQAGLPLLDLKDFTSLLNYMGENATELSNQYGLISKASVGSIQRALLVLEQQGAEHFFGEPALKISDIMRTSNNGYGQISVLAADKLMMNPRLYATFLLWLLSELFEELPEVGDPDKPKLVFFFDEAHLLFNDAPKVLVERVEQVVRLIRSKGVGVYFVTQNPLDVPETVLAQLGNRAQHALRAYSPREQKAVKTAAETFRPNPAFDCATVITNLGTGEALVSTLEVKGAPSIVERTLIRPPSGRVGPVTDAERQQIMDRSPVLGVYDEDIDRESAFELLAARAKKAADAEAAKRAQEEAAEQPGSTSGWNLPGFGGSNDDNQQSRGQSRGRTSGYQRETVVEAAMKSVARTVATQVGRALVRGILGSLKR, translated from the coding sequence ATGATCGAGGATGGCAAGATTTTCATCGGCGCAAGCCGCAATCCCGATGACAGCATCAACAAGCCGGAATATCTCGACCTGAAATTCGGCAACCGCCACGGCCTCGTCACCGGCGCCACCGGCACCGGCAAGACGGTGACGCTGCAGGTGCTGGCCGAAGGTTTTTCGCGGGCCGGCGTTCCGGTGTTTGCGGCCGATATCAAGGGCGATCTTTCCGGCATCGCCGCCAGGGGCGAGGCCAAGGATTTTCTCACCAAGCGGGCCGAGCAGATCGGTTTCACCGACTATGAATTCGACCAGTTCCCGGTGATTTTCTGGGACCTGTTCGGCGAAAAGGGCCATCGGGTGCGCACCACCGTTGCCGAGATCGGGCCGCTGCTGCTTGCCCGGCTGATGGACGCTTCCGAACCGCAGGAAGGCGTCATCAACATCGCCTTCAAACTCGCCGACCAGGCCGGGCTGCCGCTGCTCGACCTCAAGGATTTCACCTCGCTGCTCAACTATATGGGCGAGAATGCCACCGAGCTTTCCAACCAGTACGGGCTGATCTCCAAGGCCTCGGTCGGCTCGATCCAGCGGGCGCTGCTCGTTCTCGAACAGCAGGGTGCGGAGCATTTCTTCGGCGAACCGGCGCTGAAGATCTCCGACATCATGCGCACCAGCAACAATGGCTACGGCCAGATCTCCGTGCTTGCCGCCGACAAGCTGATGATGAACCCGCGCCTTTACGCCACCTTCCTGCTCTGGCTGCTGTCGGAGCTGTTCGAGGAATTGCCTGAAGTGGGCGACCCTGACAAGCCGAAGCTGGTCTTCTTCTTCGACGAAGCCCATCTGCTCTTCAACGATGCGCCGAAGGTGCTGGTCGAACGCGTCGAGCAGGTGGTGCGGCTGATCCGCTCCAAGGGTGTCGGCGTCTATTTCGTGACGCAGAACCCACTCGACGTACCGGAAACGGTACTCGCTCAGCTCGGCAACCGGGCGCAGCACGCGCTTCGCGCCTATTCGCCGCGCGAGCAGAAGGCGGTGAAGACGGCGGCCGAGACCTTCCGCCCCAACCCGGCCTTCGATTGTGCCACCGTCATCACCAATCTCGGCACCGGTGAGGCGCTGGTCTCGACGCTGGAGGTCAAGGGCGCGCCCTCGATCGTCGAGCGCACGCTGATCCGCCCGCCCTCCGGCCGCGTCGGCCCGGTGACGGATGCCGAGCGCCAGCAGATCATGGACAGGAGCCCGGTTCTCGGCGTCTATGACGAGGACATCGACCGCGAATCCGCCTTCGAGCTGCTGGCGGCGCGCGCCAAGAAGGCGGCCGATGCCGAAGCCGCCAAGCGGGCGCAGGAGGAAGCGGCCGAGCAGCCGGGCAGCACCTCCGGCTGGAACCTGCCGGGCTTCGGCGGCAGCAATGACGACAACCAGCAGAGCCGCGGCCAGTCGCGCGGCAGGACCTCCGGCTACCAGCGCGAAACGGTGGTGGAAGCAGCGATGAAAAGCGTGGCGCGCACGGTGGCCACCCAGGTCGGCCGGGCGCTGGTGCGCGGGATATTGGGGAGCTTGAAGCGGTAG